In Flavobacteriaceae bacterium, the following proteins share a genomic window:
- a CDS encoding DUF4197 domain-containing protein produces the protein MLRKLILLILFFNLTACDELQQVVSQLPQQGPLSNFDIGSGLRQALDQGIDKQVSKLTSEGGFFNNELVKILLPEELQKVDTALRKIGLSSLADQGLKLLNSAAEDAVKEATPIFVNAVKEITFADAKNILLGNQDAATQYLTSKTQTALYSKFEPIIKSSFAKVGADQIWENLITKYNTIPFTNDVNPNLTNYVTNEALKGVYTMIAVEEKEIRTKLSSRGTDLLRRVFALQDKKL, from the coding sequence ATGTTACGAAAACTCATACTACTTATTTTATTTTTTAATCTTACTGCTTGTGACGAATTACAACAAGTTGTTAGTCAACTTCCACAACAAGGACCTCTTAGTAATTTTGATATTGGATCTGGTTTACGACAAGCTTTAGATCAAGGCATCGACAAACAAGTTAGCAAGCTAACATCGGAAGGCGGTTTTTTTAATAATGAACTAGTTAAAATTTTATTACCAGAAGAGCTTCAAAAAGTAGACACAGCATTACGAAAAATTGGATTGAGTAGTCTTGCCGATCAAGGTTTAAAGTTATTAAATAGTGCTGCCGAAGATGCTGTTAAAGAAGCTACTCCTATCTTTGTTAATGCTGTTAAAGAGATTACTTTTGCTGACGCCAAGAATATATTATTAGGAAATCAAGACGCTGCAACGCAATACTTAACAAGTAAAACCCAAACAGCTTTATATAGCAAATTCGAACCAATAATTAAAAGCTCTTTTGCTAAAGTTGGAGCAGATCAAATCTGGGAAAATTTAATTACTAAATACAATACAATTCCTTTTACAAATGATGTAAATCCAAATTTAACTAATTACGTGACCAACGAAGCCTTAAAAGGGGTATATACTATGATTGCTGTTGAAGAAAAAGAAATTAGAACAAAATTATCTTCTAGAGGAACAGATTTATTAAGGCGTGTTTTCGCATTGCAAGAC
- a CDS encoding MBL fold metallo-hydrolase: MKIIQIPFLLSIIILLSFSCEENKIAYPEQYITILGEAQDAGFPHINNPKEWNDVRNGIKKRKLATSIGLIDQSTKQKWLFEATPDMPQQLHILENDHLKTDKIIDGIFLTHAHIGHYTGIMHFGREAMGSKNIPVYAMPKMKQFLENNGPWDQLVSLENIKLKKLKNDSLITLNNILKVTPFLVPHRDEYSETVGYKIEGKNKTALFIPDINKWHFWNKNIIEEVKNVDYAFIDATFFKEGEVPRPMSEIPHPFIEETVKLFENESVTTKSKIHFIHLNHSNPALNEAHFLKDSIQALGYHFASQNEIFGL, from the coding sequence ATGAAAATAATTCAAATTCCATTTCTATTATCAATTATCATACTACTTTCTTTTAGCTGTGAAGAAAATAAAATAGCTTATCCAGAACAATATATAACCATTTTAGGAGAAGCACAAGATGCTGGATTTCCACATATTAATAACCCAAAAGAATGGAATGATGTGCGAAATGGAATTAAAAAAAGAAAGCTAGCAACAAGCATAGGGCTTATAGATCAAAGCACAAAGCAAAAATGGTTGTTTGAAGCTACACCAGATATGCCTCAGCAATTACATATTTTGGAAAACGATCACTTAAAAACTGATAAAATAATAGATGGCATTTTTTTAACACATGCACATATTGGTCATTACACAGGGATAATGCATTTTGGTAGAGAAGCTATGGGTAGTAAAAATATTCCAGTATATGCAATGCCAAAAATGAAACAATTTTTAGAAAATAATGGACCATGGGATCAATTAGTATCACTAGAAAATATAAAATTGAAAAAGCTAAAAAATGACTCACTGATAACTTTAAACAATATATTAAAAGTGACTCCTTTTTTAGTACCCCATCGCGATGAATATTCAGAAACAGTAGGTTATAAAATTGAAGGAAAAAATAAAACAGCGTTATTTATTCCAGATATTAATAAATGGCATTTTTGGAATAAAAACATTATTGAAGAAGTCAAAAATGTAGATTATGCTTTTATTGATGCTACTTTTTTTAAAGAAGGAGAAGTGCCAAGACCAATGAGTGAAATTCCACATCCTTTTATTGAAGAAACAGTTAAACTTTTTGAAAATGAATCAGTAACCACAAAATCAAAAATTCATTTTATTCATTTAAATCATAGTAACCCTGCATTAAACGAAGCGCATTTTTTGAAAGATAGTATTCAAGCCTTAGGTTATCATTTTGCAAGTCAAAACGAAATATTTGGATTATAA